In Carya illinoinensis cultivar Pawnee chromosome 7, C.illinoinensisPawnee_v1, whole genome shotgun sequence, the following are encoded in one genomic region:
- the LOC122316155 gene encoding serine/threonine-protein kinase RHS3-like yields MDAGICAWSENRGCEDDDEAGDESGEDEEGSKLCESADENLEKAVENSWLDSKLSKIIELVFKSLDFPTDKSNLHSLNHWNYLRCGPTLEDKHLTNFKVIERVIAINHLIIEADATKFEAIDSCKHCFVFFIVLFYASEVLLVLLVLEYLHMIGVVYRDLKLENVLVREDGRIMLFDFDVPHCLNSKTTKVRSEKMVSADSLPVLIAELTNSHSMSFVGTHGYLAPDIIRGYGHGSVADWWTFGIFLYELLHGKTPFKGNGNRETHL; encoded by the exons ATGGATGCTGGAATTTGTGCTTGGTCTGAGAACAGAGGTTGTGAGGACGACGACGAAGCAGGGGATGAGTCTGGAGAGGATGAAGAGGGAAGTAAACTTTGTGAG AGTGCTGATGAGAATCTTGAAAAGGCTGTTGAGAACTCTTGGCTTGATAGCAAGCTGAGCAAG ATCATAGAATTAGTTTTCAAAAGTCTTGATTTTCCAACTGATAAGAGTAATCTTCATTCCTTGAATCATTGGAATTACCTTAGATGTGGCCCTACATTGGAAGACAAGCATCTGACCAATTTTAAGGTAATTGAGAG GGTCATTGCAATTAATCATTTGATTATAGAGGCAGATGCAACAAAGTTTGAGGCAATTGATTCATGCAAGCACtgttttgtcttttttattgtATT ATTTTATGCTTCTGAAGTGCTTCTTGTGCTTCTTGTGCTCGAGTATCTACACATGATAGGAGTGGTGTACAGAGACTTAAAGCTTGAAAATGTATTGGTGAGGGAGGATGGCCGCATCATGCTCTTTGATTTTGATGT GCCTCATTGTCTCAATTCCAAAACAACTAAGGTTCGGAGTGAAAAAATGGTTAGTGCAGATTCACTTCCTGTACTAATTGCAGAACTAACAAACTCCCACTCTATGTCATTTGTTGGGACACACGGGTATTTAGCTCCTGACATAATAAGAGGATATGGTCATGGTAGTGTTGCTGATTGGTGGACATTTGGTATTTTCCTGTACGAGTTGTTACATGGGAAGACACCTTTTAAAGGCAATGGAAATCGAGAAACACATTTGTGA